CACCTTCTCGTCCAGGTGCTTGGGCAGCACGTAGACCTTGCCCACGTCGTAGCCGTCGCAGTGCGCGTACAGCTCGATCTGTGCCAGCGTCTGGTTGGCAAAGCTGGAGCTCATCACGTAGCTGGGGTGGCCGGTGCCGCAACCCAGGTTCACCAGGCGGCCCTTGGCCAGCAGGATGATGCGCTTGCCGTCCTTGAAGATCACGTGGTCGACCTGCGGCTTGATCTCCTCCCACTGGCAGTGCTCTTCCAGCTTCGCGACCTGGATCTCGTTGTCGAAGTGGCCGATGTTGCAGACGATGGCGTTGTTCTTCATCGCCGCCATGTGCTCGTAGGTGATCACGTCGCGGTTGCCGGTGGTGGTCACGAAGATGTCGGCCTTGTCGGCGGCCCAGTCCATCGTCACCACGCGGTAGCCTTCCATCGCGGCCTGCAGGGCGTTGATGGGGTCGATCTCGGTCACCCACACCTGGGCGCTCAGCGCGCGCAGGGCCTGGGCGCTGCCCTTGCCCACGTCGCCATAGCCGGCCACGACGGCGATCTTGCCGGCGATCATCACGTCGGTGGCGCGCTTGATGCCGTCCACCAGCGACTCGCGGCAGCCGTAGAGGTTGTCGAACTTGCTCTTGGTGACGGAGTCGTTGACGTTGATGGCGCGGAACATGAGCTGGCCCTTGGCGCTCATCTCGTTCAGGCGATGCACGCCGGTGGTGGTCTCTTCCGTCACGCCCAGGATCTGGGCGCTCTTGCGGCTGTACCAGCTGCCGTCCACGGCCAGCTTGGCCTTGATGGCGGCAAACAGGATGCGCTCTTCCTCGCTGCCCGGCTTGTCCAGCACCGACAGGTCCTTCTCGGCCTTCTTGCCCAGGTGCATCAGCAGCGTCGCGTCGCCGCCGTCGTCCAGGATCATGTTCGGGCCTTCACCGTCGCTGCCGGCCGGGCCGAAGTCGAAGATGCGGTGGGTGTAGTCCCAGTAGTCCACCAGGGTCTCGCCCTTGTAGGCGAACACCGGGGTGCCGGCGGCCACCAGCGCCGCGGCGGCGTGGTCCTGCGTCGAGAAGATGTTGCAGGAGGCCCAGCGCACCTCGGCGCCCAGGGCCTGCAGCGTCTCGACCAGCACGCCGGTCTGGATGGTCATGTGCAGGGAGCCGGTGATGCGCGCGCCCTTGAGCGGCTGTGTCGCGGCAAATTCGCGGCGGATGGCCATCAGCGCGGGCATCTCGCTCTCGGCGATGTTCAGTTCCTTGCGACCCCAGTCGGCCAGCGACAGATCGGCGACGATGTAATCCTGATCGTTCAGGGGCTTGACCACAGCGTTCATTGCGTAACTCCGGTTGAGTCCGCCGCGCCGGCCGAGTCGAATCAGGGGGAGAGGCTGTGCCCGCCGGACGCAAGCGCCGGCTGGCTGGATGCCACTCACCCTGGGGACTCGCCGGGAGTGCGAGCGGGTGAGCGCCGTTGCCTTGGGGAAGGGTTCCGAGCCTGGGGTCCGAGGGTGAAGCATCACCTCCGGCCTTGCAACGCTCCTCGGAACATGGAAAACAGGGCGCGATTCTAGCCACGCCGCCCCCGGGTTCGGGGGCGTGCGGTAGCCAAGCCCTGGCGGCAGCGTGCAATTCGCCCGCCCGCCGGCCTTCACGCGGGACGGTTCAGCTCGACGGGGTCTGTGCCAGCTGGTCGTCGTAGGCGCTGGACACCAGGGCCGGGCGGCCGACGATGAGC
The Sphaerotilus microaerophilus DNA segment above includes these coding regions:
- the ahcY gene encoding adenosylhomocysteinase, coding for MNAVVKPLNDQDYIVADLSLADWGRKELNIAESEMPALMAIRREFAATQPLKGARITGSLHMTIQTGVLVETLQALGAEVRWASCNIFSTQDHAAAALVAAGTPVFAYKGETLVDYWDYTHRIFDFGPAGSDGEGPNMILDDGGDATLLMHLGKKAEKDLSVLDKPGSEEERILFAAIKAKLAVDGSWYSRKSAQILGVTEETTTGVHRLNEMSAKGQLMFRAINVNDSVTKSKFDNLYGCRESLVDGIKRATDVMIAGKIAVVAGYGDVGKGSAQALRALSAQVWVTEIDPINALQAAMEGYRVVTMDWAADKADIFVTTTGNRDVITYEHMAAMKNNAIVCNIGHFDNEIQVAKLEEHCQWEEIKPQVDHVIFKDGKRIILLAKGRLVNLGCGTGHPSYVMSSSFANQTLAQIELYAHCDGYDVGKVYVLPKHLDEKVARLQLTTLNAQLTTLTDEQAAYIGVPVQGPYKPDTYRY